A section of the Branchiostoma lanceolatum isolate klBraLanc5 chromosome 19, klBraLanc5.hap2, whole genome shotgun sequence genome encodes:
- the LOC136425576 gene encoding uncharacterized protein, which produces MARTAPVCLCVMLVTMVMILMTSHGRNADAVSIVKKSDNSPKEREIGRSAALPAVFKQKRHPKKHWQPFDQVISNAIDETADGKTHFGSHLMQICTKTECEQKHKKIHAV; this is translated from the exons ATGGCACGGACCGCTCCCGTCTGCTTGTGCGTCAtgctggttaccatggtgatgatcttgatgacgtcacacggtCGAAATGCGGATGCAGTTTCCATTGTAAAG AAAAGTGACAACAGTCCCAAAGAGAGAGAAATTGGGAGAAGTGCAGCACTTCCAGCCGTCTTCAAACAGAAAAGGCATCCCAAAAAAC ACTGGCAGCCCTTTGACCAGGTGATATCCAATGCCATTGATGAAACTGCAGACGGAAAGACGCATTTTGGGAG CCACCTGATGCAGATATGTACAAAAACAGAATGTGAGCAAAAACATAAGAAGATCCACGCAGTATGA
- the LOC136425455 gene encoding protein unc-93 homolog A-like isoform X1, with the protein MESKTTPRTKLLSEEKTVGQRTTTKRIWKNLLVISVVFLLNFGAFRSLQSLQSTAALNSKAGLGVVSLSFVYASMVLSCLYAPFFIHKVGSCKWTVVVCLFGHVLYTGANFYPSWFTLIPSSILLGLISGPLWTAQVTYLTTSAQEYAKILQHDNPEGDIAMFNGMFYFFNDLSGISGNLISSLVLSAGNKHFGRGGGFCGAMDCGIRPETNWTSHDVTKPITSFSSTGVPDHKQQEIVYTLFGVFLACNILAALTAGLCLDKDVKNSELSSDEPTPVSQLLLRTVRVFKDVDYVLMVPMLVIIGMSEAIVTGEITKSYVGCALGVQMVGYVMMCYCAASSVVSPLFGHLSKYEGARILILVAAAANAVLLIYMLLWQPDEDSLATILSVSGGWAVVRAVWRIQLLTVLGVMYPSNQEAVFANAEMAGSIGSMLVFAYSSALCMDVKLYIYMAVLALGTVGYGAMECKTRYKNNPETNTF; encoded by the exons ATGGAGTCGAAAACCACACCGAGGACAAAGTTGTTGAGTGAAGAAAAAACAGTGGGCCAGCGGACGACCACTAAGCGGATATGGAAAAACCTACTCGTGATATCCGTTGTTTTTCTGCTGAATTTCGGGGCGTTCCGGTCACTCCAGAGCCTACAGAGCACTGCGGCACTGAACAGCAAGGCTGGACTGGGCGTGGTGTCACTGAGTTTTGTGTACGCTAGCATGGTGTTGTCGTGCTTGTACGCGCCATTTTTCATCCACAAGGTCGGATCGTGCAAATGGACAGTTGTCGTCTGTCTCTTCGGACATGTTTTATACACAGGCGCCAACTTCTATCCATCCTGGTTCACTCTCATACCATCTTCCATTTTGCTCGGGTTGATTTCGGGTCCGCTTTGGACGGCCCAGGTCACCTATTTGACAACCTCTGCTCAGGAATATGCCAAAATATTACAACATGACAACCCAGAGGGTGATATTGCTATGTTCAACGggatgttttattttttcaatgatttatctGGCATCAGTGGGAATCTTATTTCTTCCTTGGTTCTCTCTGCCGGAAATAAGCAttttgggaggggaggggggttctgCGGCGCGATGGATTGTGGGATTCGCCCTGAAACCAACTGGACTtctcatgacgtcaccaaacCAATCACGTCCTTCAGTTCAACAGGGGTTCCAGACCACAAGCAACAGGAGATAGTGTACACACTTTTCGGGGTCTTCCTTGCGTGCAACATCTTAGCAGCGTTGACTGCAGGATTGTGTCTTGACAAGGATGTCAAAAACTCGGAGCTGTCGTCTGATGAACCAACCCCGGTGTCCCAACTTCTACTGCGCACGGTACGGGTGTTTAAGGACGTTGACTACGTGCTCATGGTGCCTATGCTGGTGATCATTGGAATGTCTGAGGCCATCGTAACAGGAGAGATCACCAAG TCGTACGTCGGCTGTGCCCTGGGTGTCCAGATGGTGGGTTACGTCATGATGTGCTACTGCGCCGCCAGCAGTGTCGTCTCCCCACTGTTCGGACATCTGAGTAAGTACGAGGGCGCCAGGATCCTCATCCTCGTCGCTGCGGCTGCCAATGCTGTTCTCCTCATTtacatgttgctatggcaaccggatGAGGACTCCCTTGCCACGATCCTGTCTGTGTCTGGAGGATGGGCGGTGGTCAGGGCGGTTTGGCGCATCCAGTTGCTCA CCGTACTTGGCGTCATGTATCCTAGCAACCAAGAGGCCGTCTTTGCCAACGCCGAAATGGCGGGAAGTATCGGGAGCATGCTGGTGTTTGCCTACAGCTCAGCTCTGTGCATGGACGTCAAACTGTACATCTACATGGCTGTGCTGGCGCTTGGCACGGTGGGGTACGGAGCGATGGAGTGCAAAACTCGCTACAAGAACAACCCAGAAACTAATACATTTTAA
- the LOC136425455 gene encoding protein unc-93 homolog A-like isoform X2, translating to MESKTTPRTKLLSEEKTVGQRTTTKRIWKNLLVISVVFLLNFGAFRSLQSLQSTAALNSKAGLGVVSLSFVYASMVLSCLYAPFFIHKVGSCKWTVVVCLFGHVLYTGANFYPSWFTLIPSSILLGLISGPLWTAQVTYLTTSAQEYAKILQHDNPEGDIAMFNGMFYFFNDLSGISGNLISSLVLSAGNKHFGRGGGFCGAMDCGIRPETNWTSHDVTKPITSFSSTGVPDHKQQEIVYTLFGVFLACNILAALTAGLCLDKDVKNSELSSDEPTPVSQLLLRTVRVFKDVDYVLMVPMLVIIGMSEAIVTGEITKSYVGCALGVQMVGYVMMCYCAASSVVSPLFGHLSKYEGARILILVAAAANAVLLIYMLLWQPDEDSLATILSVSGGWAVVRAVWRIQLLSSRTWRHVS from the exons ATGGAGTCGAAAACCACACCGAGGACAAAGTTGTTGAGTGAAGAAAAAACAGTGGGCCAGCGGACGACCACTAAGCGGATATGGAAAAACCTACTCGTGATATCCGTTGTTTTTCTGCTGAATTTCGGGGCGTTCCGGTCACTCCAGAGCCTACAGAGCACTGCGGCACTGAACAGCAAGGCTGGACTGGGCGTGGTGTCACTGAGTTTTGTGTACGCTAGCATGGTGTTGTCGTGCTTGTACGCGCCATTTTTCATCCACAAGGTCGGATCGTGCAAATGGACAGTTGTCGTCTGTCTCTTCGGACATGTTTTATACACAGGCGCCAACTTCTATCCATCCTGGTTCACTCTCATACCATCTTCCATTTTGCTCGGGTTGATTTCGGGTCCGCTTTGGACGGCCCAGGTCACCTATTTGACAACCTCTGCTCAGGAATATGCCAAAATATTACAACATGACAACCCAGAGGGTGATATTGCTATGTTCAACGggatgttttattttttcaatgatttatctGGCATCAGTGGGAATCTTATTTCTTCCTTGGTTCTCTCTGCCGGAAATAAGCAttttgggaggggaggggggttctgCGGCGCGATGGATTGTGGGATTCGCCCTGAAACCAACTGGACTtctcatgacgtcaccaaacCAATCACGTCCTTCAGTTCAACAGGGGTTCCAGACCACAAGCAACAGGAGATAGTGTACACACTTTTCGGGGTCTTCCTTGCGTGCAACATCTTAGCAGCGTTGACTGCAGGATTGTGTCTTGACAAGGATGTCAAAAACTCGGAGCTGTCGTCTGATGAACCAACCCCGGTGTCCCAACTTCTACTGCGCACGGTACGGGTGTTTAAGGACGTTGACTACGTGCTCATGGTGCCTATGCTGGTGATCATTGGAATGTCTGAGGCCATCGTAACAGGAGAGATCACCAAG TCGTACGTCGGCTGTGCCCTGGGTGTCCAGATGGTGGGTTACGTCATGATGTGCTACTGCGCCGCCAGCAGTGTCGTCTCCCCACTGTTCGGACATCTGAGTAAGTACGAGGGCGCCAGGATCCTCATCCTCGTCGCTGCGGCTGCCAATGCTGTTCTCCTCATTtacatgttgctatggcaaccggatGAGGACTCCCTTGCCACGATCCTGTCTGTGTCTGGAGGATGGGCGGTGGTCAGGGCGGTTTGGCGCATCCAGTTGCTCAGTAG CCGTACTTGGCGTCATGTATCCTAG
- the LOC136425556 gene encoding uncharacterized protein yields the protein MPVELRERRAKRSEFDSDDIPVVIPEDKTVEPPKKRRRKAKKTPKKNKKDCAEKKTKKQSEEDEQKVPKPKKKYPYKYRPRPNAAVKERERLVVFNQAFAQLQDKLPERLQLSQEKRMPKKLILQFAVRYIQYLQEELERDPGEPASGEMVMSPEELSLWGTGDEEDKESEVGWQIGGSPIESSASESSMEFIDLSELASTFRAAAGKLGQLAPRAGEGTPGLGAGSDTRPPAIHTRAPDGDTGETNEPFTVPNPKNSPIYRADLPNTRLTHMPLCKCTECSTPFLPDDMPAVQPTTSPDTSASFPRSDYFDFFPSYIDSIPDIRGELPSLPDYFSPDSPLATVPLSMFDSRGMDRTPPKVSPVYHQPLSPYNIPVTSPSFYDDELHIKMIH from the exons ATGCCGGTCGAACTGCGAGAAAGAAGAGCGAAACGCTCGGAGTTTGACTCCGACGACATTCCCGTTGTCATCCCTGAGGACAAGACCGTCGAGCCGCCCAAGAAGCGTCGGCGGAAGGCGAAGAAGACGCcgaagaagaacaagaaagacTGCGCCGAGAAGAAGACCAAGAAGCAGTCTGAGGAAGACGAGCAGAAAGTGCCGAAACCGAAGAAGAAGTATCCGTACAAGTACAGGCCCAGGCCGAACGCTGCAGTCAAGGAGAGAGAAAGACTTGTG GTTTTCAACCAAGCCTTCGCTCAACTCCAAGACAAGTTACCGGAAAGACTTCAGTTGAGCCAGGAGAAACGCATGCCGAAGAAACTCATCCTTCAATTCGCCGTTCGCTACATCCAGTACCTACAGGAGGAGTTGGAGCGGGACCCCGGCGAACCGGCCTCGGGGGAGATGGTGATGTCGCCCGAGGAGCTCAGCCTCTGGGGCACGGGGGACGAGGAGGACAAAGAGTCGGAAGTCGGGTGGCAGATCGGCGGAAGTCCCATTGAGAGTTCCGCTTCCGAGTCGAGTATGGAGTTCATCGATTTGTCGGAGCTGGCGTCGACGTTCAGAGCTGCCGCCGGGAAATTAGGACAGCTCGCCCCGAGAGCGGGGGAGGGGACACCCGGGCTCGGCGCTGGGTCGGACACGCGTCCGCCGGCCATCCACACGCGAGCGCCCGACGGGGACACCGGGGAAACCAACGAACCGTTCACGGTACCAAACCCTAAGAACTCTCCCATCTACAGAGCAGATCTCCCGAACACTCGTCTAACACACATGCCGCTGTGCAAGTGTACGGAATGCTCCACACCGTTCCTCCCAGACGACATGCCGGCGGTGCAACCCACCACCTCTCCCGACACCTCCGCGTCTTTCCCCCGTAGCGACTACTTCGACTTCTTCCCGAGCTACATAGACTCGATCCCGGACATTCGTGGCGAGCTGCCGTCCCTTCCAGACTACTTTTCACCAGACAGTCCGCTAGCAACCGTTCCTCTCTCCATGTTCGACTCACGAGGAATGGACCGTACGCCGCCCAAAGTCTCGCCGGTCTACCACCAGCCCCTGTCCCCCTACAACATACCAGTCACCTCGCCGAGCTTCTACGACGACGAACTGCACATCAAAATGATCCACTAG